In one window of Mesorhizobium sp. B2-1-1 DNA:
- a CDS encoding DNA alkylation response protein, producing the protein MTDDVTNQPPPLTGGNAWRGDPLLIQLAERFSDPVRKDLDGLGRFVLTQEAQELARLANVETPRLRTHDRQGRRIDLVEFHPAYHALMRRSVANGLHSSVWENGDAEIGRRHQVRAARFYLTAELETGHLCPITMTSASLAALMASPKLFREWAPRVTTRKYDQSQKPPVEKTGLTLGMGMTEKQGGTDVRANVTRAERVGSGFYRLTGHKWFMSAPMSDAFLVLAQAPEGLSCFLVPRVLGDGSGNGFRFQRLKDKLGNRSNASSEVEFVNAIGEMVGEPGAGVKTIMDMVTLTRLDCAVASSAIMRAGLAEAVHHARHRQVFGTNLIEQPLMQRVLADMALDVAAATALSFRLARSFDEAASDRGEAAFARAMTPVVKYWVCKIAPPLLYEAMECLGGNGYVEEAPLARYYREAPVNAIWEGSGNVMALDVLRVLGRAPGLFEEVLAGIDRDLGAGGRGTIGVLKAAMQVAATDEGSARLLTEQLALSAAAAELRRLGAGRIADAFVETRLAGQWRNTYGMLDSRHDARMIIDTLYPPTT; encoded by the coding sequence GTGACCGACGACGTGACGAACCAGCCGCCGCCGCTGACAGGCGGCAACGCCTGGCGGGGCGATCCGTTGCTGATCCAGCTTGCCGAGCGCTTTTCCGATCCGGTGCGCAAGGATCTCGACGGGCTCGGCCGCTTCGTGCTGACGCAGGAGGCCCAGGAACTGGCCCGCCTCGCCAATGTCGAAACGCCGAGGCTCAGGACGCATGATCGCCAGGGCCGGCGCATCGATCTGGTCGAGTTTCACCCCGCCTATCACGCTTTGATGCGCCGTTCCGTAGCCAACGGGCTGCACTCCTCGGTCTGGGAGAACGGCGATGCCGAGATCGGCCGCCGCCATCAGGTGCGCGCGGCCCGGTTCTACCTGACGGCCGAACTCGAGACCGGACATCTGTGTCCCATCACCATGACCAGCGCTTCGCTGGCAGCGCTGATGGCGAGCCCGAAACTGTTCCGCGAGTGGGCGCCGCGCGTGACGACGCGCAAATACGATCAGAGCCAAAAGCCGCCGGTCGAGAAGACCGGGCTTACGCTTGGCATGGGCATGACAGAGAAACAGGGCGGCACGGACGTGCGCGCCAATGTAACGAGGGCCGAGCGCGTCGGCAGCGGCTTCTATCGCCTGACCGGCCATAAATGGTTCATGTCGGCGCCGATGTCGGATGCATTCCTGGTGCTGGCGCAGGCGCCGGAGGGATTGTCGTGCTTCCTCGTGCCGCGCGTCCTTGGCGACGGCTCGGGCAACGGCTTCCGTTTCCAGCGCCTGAAGGACAAGCTCGGCAACCGGTCGAATGCGTCTTCCGAGGTGGAGTTCGTCAACGCGATCGGTGAGATGGTCGGCGAGCCGGGCGCCGGCGTGAAGACGATCATGGACATGGTGACCTTGACCCGGCTCGACTGCGCCGTGGCGTCTTCGGCGATCATGCGGGCGGGTCTGGCCGAAGCCGTTCATCACGCCCGCCATCGCCAGGTGTTCGGCACCAACCTGATCGAGCAGCCGCTGATGCAGCGCGTGCTGGCGGACATGGCGCTCGACGTCGCCGCTGCCACGGCGCTGTCGTTCCGTCTGGCGCGTTCCTTCGACGAGGCGGCGAGCGATCGCGGCGAGGCGGCCTTTGCCCGTGCCATGACGCCGGTCGTCAAATATTGGGTCTGCAAAATTGCGCCGCCGCTGCTCTACGAGGCGATGGAATGCCTCGGCGGCAACGGCTATGTCGAGGAGGCGCCGCTCGCTCGCTACTATCGCGAAGCTCCGGTCAACGCTATCTGGGAAGGATCGGGCAATGTCATGGCGCTGGATGTGCTGCGCGTGCTTGGCCGCGCGCCGGGCCTATTCGAGGAGGTGCTTGCCGGCATCGATCGCGACCTGGGCGCGGGCGGACGCGGCACCATCGGTGTGCTGAAGGCGGCGATGCAAGTCGCCGCGACCGACGAAGGCTCGGCCCGCCTGCTGACGGAGCAACTGGCGCTGTCGGCGGCGGCGGCGGAATTGCGCCGGTTGGGGGCAGGGCGGATCGCCGATGCCTTCGTCGAGACGCGGCTGGCGGGCCAGTGGCGCAACACCTACGGCATGCTCGATTCGCGCCATGATGCGCGCATGATCATCGACACGCTCTATCCGCCAACCACCTGA
- a CDS encoding DUF6105 family protein — MRYIFALWAAPMALFWGWFYLSLNDMNFGYVMLSRQLHDFVFQLYGQMLGIDPAIIPGMVGRACIFDGLLLLAIWAFRRRREIIGWIRRRPAVPVQFERLHRASEAGPKLPAE; from the coding sequence ATGCGTTACATCTTCGCATTGTGGGCGGCTCCGATGGCGCTTTTCTGGGGCTGGTTCTACCTGTCGCTCAACGACATGAATTTCGGCTACGTCATGCTGAGCCGGCAGTTGCATGATTTCGTCTTCCAACTCTACGGCCAGATGCTCGGCATCGACCCGGCAATCATTCCCGGTATGGTGGGAAGAGCCTGTATATTCGACGGCCTGCTGCTGCTGGCGATCTGGGCGTTTCGCCGCCGTCGTGAAATCATCGGCTGGATCAGGAGGCGGCCGGCGGTTCCGGTGCAGTTCGAGCGGCTGCACCGAGCGAGCGAAGCCGGTCCAAAACTCCCTGCAGAATAA
- the ruvX gene encoding Holliday junction resolvase RuvX codes for MAIITIEELPARLAGGRTLAGLDLGDKTIGVAVSDRGFSFAHPRPVIIRRKFSLDAAVLLDLLQKENAGAVVIGLPVNMDGSEGPRAQKSRAFVRNMAALSDLPFLLWDERLSTVAAERTLIEMDFSRAKRAGKIDSAAAAFILQGVLDRLRSLGAAARTAPEPPAAS; via the coding sequence TTGGCTATCATTACCATCGAGGAATTGCCGGCACGGCTGGCTGGCGGCAGGACGCTTGCCGGGCTCGATCTCGGCGACAAGACCATCGGCGTCGCCGTTTCGGACCGTGGCTTTTCCTTCGCGCATCCGCGCCCGGTCATCATCCGACGGAAATTCTCGCTCGACGCGGCCGTGCTGCTGGATCTGCTGCAAAAGGAGAATGCCGGCGCGGTGGTGATTGGACTGCCGGTCAACATGGACGGCTCGGAAGGTCCGCGCGCGCAGAAATCGCGCGCCTTCGTACGCAACATGGCCGCCTTGAGCGACCTTCCCTTCCTGCTATGGGACGAGAGGCTGTCGACGGTAGCCGCTGAACGGACGCTGATCGAGATGGATTTTTCGCGCGCCAAACGCGCCGGCAAGATCGATTCGGCCGCCGCCGCCTTTATTCTGCAGGGAGTTTTGGACCGGCTTCGCTCGCTCGGTGCAGCCGCTCGAACTGCACCGGAACCGCCGGCCGCCTCCTGA
- a CDS encoding metal-dependent hydrolase, translated as MKLTWYGQSAFKIEVAGASILMDPFLSGNPLWKKSWEGPAEGVTHVLLTHGHGDHVGDALEILKKTGAMLVANPEVCGYLGGQGVDQNNINQGNTGGTVDCGPFTTTFVQALHSSSYGDGIYMGNPCGLVLHFQDDKTLYHMGDTDIFSDMALVNELHEPKIGLVPVGDRFTMGGAVAALACRRYFKFDVAVPCHYATFGLLDQTPDKFVAGMEGSGVNVVVPGIGEAVTL; from the coding sequence ATGAAACTCACTTGGTACGGACAATCCGCCTTCAAGATCGAGGTGGCGGGCGCAAGCATCCTGATGGACCCGTTCCTGAGCGGCAATCCGCTTTGGAAGAAAAGTTGGGAAGGCCCGGCCGAAGGTGTCACTCACGTGCTTTTGACGCATGGTCACGGAGACCATGTCGGCGATGCGCTCGAGATCCTCAAGAAGACCGGAGCGATGCTGGTCGCCAACCCCGAGGTCTGCGGCTATCTCGGCGGCCAGGGCGTCGACCAGAACAATATCAACCAGGGCAACACCGGTGGCACGGTGGACTGCGGCCCGTTCACGACGACTTTTGTCCAGGCATTGCATTCCTCGTCCTATGGGGACGGCATCTATATGGGCAATCCCTGCGGGCTGGTCCTGCATTTCCAGGACGACAAGACGCTCTATCACATGGGCGATACCGACATCTTCTCGGATATGGCGCTGGTCAACGAGCTGCATGAGCCGAAGATCGGCCTGGTGCCGGTCGGCGACCGCTTTACCATGGGAGGCGCTGTCGCGGCTCTCGCCTGCCGCCGCTATTTCAAGTTCGATGTCGCCGTGCCATGCCACTATGCGACTTTCGGCCTGCTCGACCAGACGCCCGACAAATTCGTCGCCGGAATGGAGGGTTCGGGCGTGAATGTCGTCGTGCCTGGGATCGGCGAGGCGGTCACACTATAA